The DNA sequence ggggAAGAATATTAAGGCCCAGTGCTAAGGAATATAGCACCTGAGCAAGGTGGAAAGGAAATCTGGAGGCAGACAGAAGTAGATTCTCATACAATCAGTCACCCTTTACTAGAGAGATCCCTTCTTACTCCTGCAGAGGAGGCAAAAAGAAGTTGAAACTCATGCCCATCAAAGCACTTTCAGACTTTCACAAACTGAGTGCTTCTGAAGAAGGAATTATCTTGATGTTTTGAAGGGGAAGAGCAGAAACTGAAAGCAGAGGGATGTCAAGAACTTGCTATAGAACTGCTTCTTTTCAGGTGTAGCTGAATTTTCAGCATCCGTGGTCAGCACcttctggggctgctctgggagctgctgctgttcctaCCCAGCAGCTGTGTCTGGCTCAAACACAGGCTTGGAGATCCAGGGTAAGAGCCCACTTGTGTGCTGAAACACCTTAAGAGTCTTCAGACCTGCTGAAGTCTAATAAAATGTACAGAGTGCTTTTCTTCTCTCAGTTGCTGTTCTGTTACCCTCAGTTTCTCTCCAGCCATTCCCAATGTGTCAAGAGGACAGTGATGATCTCATGGCTGCCTTTAGGAACAGTTCATTTTCCTGGTCCGTACAGGCTCTGTGTTTTGTGCATTACAGTAATAAATCCAAGGAGTTGTCATATGGAGAGGGTTAATGAAACTTAAAATAATACCACATTGCTgcttcaatttttatttttttcctgattgttTTTGTAGTGCTTAGTTTTGGGTAGATCTGGTTTCATAAATGTGGTAGATTACACTGAAGTGTAAATGTGCACCAATgcagaaatactgaaaatactACCACTTCCAAAACTCTCCTGTCTCATAATGTGATTTTGTTTTAGTAGTCAGAAGATAGATTAGTGGACTGTATGGAACGATTAAAGTTTTTCTATTGTGTTAAAAATACATTGTCTCTCTGGGATTGTGGTTAAACAAACCCATCCAGCCACACAAACCTTGAAATTCCCAATCAGAAGTGTGGATTTGCTTTCCAAACCTGATTTTGAAAGGGGATAGTAAAACAATGAGTCTGATTTTTGGAAGGCAAAGAGTGTTGCCTCTCAGAGAAAGTCGGAGTCATTTGAGTATCCAAGAAATGCCATACTATTCTGACATGCCACACCTACAGCACTTAAAAAAGTTATTTATGCCTGTTCTTGGTGGGTTTTCTCATTGAACTTCATTGCTTTCTTGAAAAACGTTTTCACTACTCAAAGACTTTTTATTGTTTCTAgagatgcattttatttttcacctgACTGCTTGAGATTTGGACTTCATTGTAACTAGATTTTCTAGAAGCTATTTACAGCAGCACAGTGTCAAAGTAATGGAAATTATTTAACTTGGAGCATTCTTACTGCTTACATTAGATGTCTTTTGGCTTTAGTTTGTTGAAATGCTTTCTTCAAGTTGGTTATTCTGGAAAAATGTAGAAAGAGGACTTCTTTCAAAATGCATACGCATTTTTATAATATAAAAACAATTGGCTATAAAGCAATCTAATTCTTCTCCATCTATGCGAGAAAGTGAATCCAGATATTGACTAACTGCACAGTATCTGCCACCTTACACATGAAAGTAACTTACAAAAGGGAAGGCTTGTATGACTTGAAGTGATATCTGTAAAAACATACCTTAAAAGCTATAGCTGACAAGTGAATAGGAATGAGTTAGTGTTCTTAACTTGCATTATTATTTTAGACCTAATTAATTAGAAGATTGTATGAATGCTAGTGGAATTCTTAAAACCCCCACATCCATCCTGTGTACTTCAGGTTATCTAACGATCATATGCATTTTAGCATTGATTTCCCAGATTTTCCAAAGAAATTGAAAGAGGCTTTTTTAGGTATCTCAGCTTGGCTTTATGCCTCTTTAAGCCCCCCTcaaaaaatctgtatttagaAGAAAGGATTAAAAGAGCAGGATTAAGTTgaccatttattttttaagattctTGCAGATTTGGTTGTGGTGAAAAGTAGATGAGAAAAGCATAGCCTTGAGTGCGaaaagaatttcagtttcaaaaGCATTTATTGATACTTGCAGGCTGGACTAACTTGTGTATTTGCATCTAGGCATGTACATTACTAGACCCTTCTAATTATGCCTCATATTCATTTACTGGATATTACACATAGCATCAGTACCTCTGCTTAAGAAAATGGTCCTACTTCCATAGTGTTATAAAAACAGCTTTGTAAAACATGATGGCACAGGCAGCCCTTGTTTTATGTCACATAGCTTTAGTAAGAGTACTTTGGGTTAAGTAGGTAAAGATGATTCTGATAACCAGCTGCTCTAGCCTCCCTTGGAGTTGTCCCTCTGCTAAATGATGACATTTTTTCTGACTGATAAGTGATTCTAGAGACTCTTTCTGCCCCACACGGCATCTCTTTTTCCTCTGTCCTCTGGATGCTGCAATAGAAAGTAGCATCTTATTGAAGTGCTGAAGGAATGCTGAATTCCATGTCTGGGACCCTTTCCAGGTACCTCTTGAGGTTTTGTGGTAGGCAGGGTTCGCACAGCTTGCCAAAGACCTATTAGCAGGTACCTCCCTTCTGATTTTGCTGAGAGATTCCCTTGAGCTGAAACCCTTGCTTCTCTTACCTGTCCTGCCTTCCCAAGCGTTTTCCTCTTGTAGTTGTGGCACTAATGGTAATAGAAGTAGTAAGAATGCTGTTATTGCCAAAGAGCTGAGAAAGTAATGGAGGCATGGTCCTGGCCAAAGTGTTTCTCACTGATGGTGCTGCTGAGTTCAGAGATAACAGATATTTGGGGCTGGAAAGTCTCCTTTTTGTGTAAGTCTTTATGTAATGTATACTCTCATGGTGTTCATCATCAGCATTTATTTTAGTTCTGACTTCTCTTGTCCCTTTTGGGCTTATAAATAAGCAATCATGAAACCAGCCAATAGTTCATGTGGTATCCCTTTCTTAATCATCTCATGGCTTTACTGAAATCTGATGTAAGCAGGGACATTTTAAGGGAAGCAGTCATATATTAAATCACGTCAGAATGCAGCCagttcaaaagaaaaacaagctcTGTATGCAAACAATCCAATTCTCTCGTCTCAAGTACTTTCCTGTGAAAGATTTTCACTTCTTGCTCTCATAGCTGTAAAGAAAGGGCTGGTAATGAAAGCTCCACATAGGCTGGTGCAACTAGAAAATAATTTGAGATAAAGTAGGCTGAGTAATAGAGAGCTTAGCTCGCTTCTGAAACTGGAGATAAAAAGCTGCTTTcctctgctgggtttggctgagTAAAGTTGATTCTCTTCACAGCAGCTCGTGTGGTGAATTTGGATTTGCAGTTTTGGATTTGCAGCCACAACAGTGCTGATAacaaggttgttttctgtgattGTTGACACAGAGTCGAGGTCTTTGTTGCTCCCTCACACTGCCCTGCCAAGCAAGCaaagctgggctgctggagaaGTGTGACAGAGCTGAGACAGCTGACTCCTGCTGAATAAGGGAATACACCATGCTTACCATACAAACTGGGGGAAGAAGCAGGAAGGGGGGCacatttggagtgatggtgtttgtcttcccaagtcaccattACAACTGgtggggccctgctctcctggaggtggctgaacacctgcctgcctgtgGGAACCACTGAATTAatcctgtgttttgctctgtttgtgcacacagcttttgctttacctattaaactgtttttatctaaacccatgagttttctcacttttaatCTTCTGATCTCTCTCCCATCTCACTGAAGCGGAGTGAGAGAGCAAGtagctgtgtggggctgggctgctggctgggattGATCCACAGCAGCCTTTTTCCTCCCAAAGTGCTTGAATGTAAAATGCAAGCTGTGGGCTCAAGCAACATGGTGATTTTACTATTTCTAATAATGGTAGATGaagataagggaaaaaaaattgaaaacacaACAATTTTTTGTATGTAAACACTtgaaatgaatttatttttaaaaaaatcatttttacaGTTCAATCATACAGTATTCTTCTGTACGCCTTAAAGTAAAAGCCTccagcttttaaaaatgcttcCCAGTACAAAAGTGCTAATGTAAAACTGTAGTGTTTATGTATAGAAACCATCACTACACATCACTAAATATCACTCTAAATAGCCTCTTCACCAGTGTCAAGGTGTGGAGAAGAGATGGAAGATAAGACTTCATCATATTTAAGGGCTTTCTTCTTCCCCTTACAGTTCAGTCTTCAGGAGCTTCAGCGCTTTCTGCATATTTGAGTACACTAGAAATGAAATATTCATGCATGTTATTTTTGCTGCAACTTCCTCTGCCAGTAACCAAAAATGCTGCAGAGAAAATGTCATTATTATTACAGCTTTTAATCACATGCCTATTGCTATAGGGATTCAGATGCACTTACTCTTCTAGGCAATTTGTGAACGTCATGGGTTTAATTTTTACTGGTGAGAGCATTTGTTAATGCCAACAGATAGGCAGAGACTGGAGCTGTGCAGCAGTGAGGGATAGCTGTAGCAAATGACTCCCTGCTCCCAGGTTTCCTGACCTGGTCTGTTGGGACTTGTGTGTGAGTTCTCACCATTGCTTGCAGTGAACACTGCTGAATTATGCAAGTTCCTACTGACATATGCTTGCTTTTAAAACAGATGGATGCTTAAagctccagggctctgccaTAATTTTCTTCATCTCACTGAGTTTAAGTCTAGCATCCTGTTTAATTTTAATCCTGGTTAAATGTCTTTCAGCAAGTACTGACTGCATGAATCTGTAAAGCTGGTGTTATTCCTTGTCACATGAAAAATGCGGCGGCATTCAGAATATTTCCAGAATGTGTCAGAACACTCTACTTACACAACGAAATGTCAGAGGGCTCATATGCGTAGAGGCGGTTTGAGTATCTTCCAGTAATATCTGCTCTCACAGTCAGGGAAGGATCTGGGGGGAAAAGGGCGAGAGAATTTGTAGAGGTTTATCTTCcagcagaaggaaataaaaggaaataaagcttTTTGCACTCCAGCTTGCTTCCTAAATGTTTCTGTGAGAATGTCTGCTTCTGCTGACTAAGAGATTGTTCTAACAGAGTCACTGACATTTCAGTTTTAAGTGTTGTGTTTGCAGGTTTATTAGGAATGGGATGAGCTACCCATTCCAGTGACTGTGGCATCAGCCATTGAGGGAGGAATGCTGGACCTGTGAAGCTGGGTGGTATTGAGTCAATATCTGATCCACAAAACCAACTCAAACCTTTATAATTCCCATGAAATAAATTCCTGTTAATCAGCCTGAGGATTTGGGATGCatggggcagcaggggctctgTTCTGAGATCAGCTTTGATGTTTGAGGTACTCACCTATGAACAAAACCCGAGGGACGTACTGGCCATCAGGTGCAAGGTTCTTGTCTGTGGTTTCATACttaaagaaaacagaggagGTTCTTAGTCAAGGAGGGCATATTacataaatacttttttccttcactGTACTATGTATTATGAAATACAGCTCAAATAATACATTTTGCAGTTTAAGAGATACACTGTCTGGGATGGAGTTTTTTTAACAGCTGGAACTGCAAATTTTTAAGAGTTCATGTTATTATTAAACTTCATGTTCCCTCACATTTTGAGTTTATAACAGCTACAAATGAAAAAGACAGTATGAAATCTGTTATACTTCAGCAGTGGCCATTTTCCTAGCCCACCCTAGCTATTAAACTCAAGTTAGAGAAGCCATATTTAAAAGCAGAACTTTGTTGCTTTCACTTAATTAAATGTAATTAGGAAACTTACCACAAGGTTCAGGAGAATGAATTTTTCAGCCAGTTTCTGTATATCTTTGTGTTCAGCAAAGACCTTCTTGAGGGCTAAGGTAGAAACaaataggaaagaaaattaaaaagattcCTTGGAATATATTGTCGTCCAAAAAGAAATTCAAACAAACTGATGAAACTAAATGACAATTTCCAGTCTACAACTGCAGCAAAGATTTTCAGTTAATTCCATTGGAACGTGGTCCATTCATTTTTATTCTGCATTAAAGAGTAATTACAATAGTGCAAGATGTCCCACCTTCCTTCAGAGAGTACAGCAGGCTCTCAAATTCTCTGCTTAGGGTTGAATTTGAGCATTTGACCCTTCAAACCGCCTGTTCTACTATTGTGATTTCTGGCCCCAAATCTTAAGGCACTTGATATTATAGCAAGTAGGGCTTCTGACTAAAATGTTTGGAAGGGTGTAAATGCTTGTACAAAGACCCTTCTGCAGTTACTGGTGCTTTGGATGATTGCAAAGATCTTGCCATATGGACTGACTTGCAGGAAGGAGGACCCTCAGATAAATTCAAAGACACTGGGAAAAGAGCAGTCCCAGTTACCAGAAATCCTGGAAGAGCTCAATTTCAGCCTGGATTGATTTAGTCCCTGGCTGGATTCAGTCTCAATCACTGATGATATCAAGAGCTGAATATGGTCTTTCTGACAAATTGTTATTTCTTGCTATTGATTTTGGCTGATTGTGCTGTGAACCAAATTCAGATTGTGAGAGGTCAAACTCTACGGACCTGTGCTCATTTCCATATACATTCTGTACCATGCAATAGtgttactatttttattttatttctacacATTGGAAAACACCTTAGTGGTACAGTAACTTGAAGAATGCTCCCCATGCTTGTGCAAGCTAGCACTTCACTAAGGTTTAAGCAGAGCAGTGGctgattatatttttttaagcagagttttttaaaaaatttaaaacaacatttatttttttcccaagtgcAAAAAGATTACCTTGGCTGTGTGGGCAGTCTTCCAAGTGGTGGATAATCATCAGGGGTTTCTGGCTGGAAAAGAAGAGCCCTCGTTAGAGCGGGGGAGGCGCGGGGGGCTcagggcgggcgcggcggggcgggtGGGTACCTGTGCTTGGCCCGGAAAAGCGCCTCCTCGTAGGTCTGCGTCCAGATGAGCTGGTCACCCCAGCCTgcgagggacaggggacacacacACCCTCAGACAGCGCCTTACAAGGGGCCGGGGACCCCGGGTGAGGgtcctgcccctgcccaccTCTGCCGGGGGGCTTGGAACAAACCCCCTGCCAGAGGGCTCAAAATCAGGAGTGAAGGAGGAGAGGGTGCTGGGAAACATTAGAAAAGGTTTTGCAGAACGAGTtgcaagaaaattaattttttttagaacaGCTGAAATGTTCACAAGATTGCACTTTTTAAAACATATggaggagattttttttcagtttgttttttacCTCTGGAGAGTGTCTGAGGCAGTTTTGGCTTAGTGGTAGCGTCCTTTGAATCCTTCTTGCCTGCATCCTTTGCCAGAGCACAGGAGATGACAATGAGCAGCAGGAACACGGACACGTAACTCCTCtccatggctgctcctggaaGAGGTGAGGGACACTGGGGGTCACCGGGGCTGCAGGCGCTGGGCAGGCCGCAGatgaggagctgaaggagcgGCTCGGGTCACAGACATGCAGCGCTGCAAGGAGCACTCCGGGCTGGGGCCTCGGGGCACGGGGCCAGGTTTGCTCAGGAAGGGTTGGGCCGTGGCCCTTTTAGGATGTGCGTGTCTGTGTTTGTTaatttccctctcttctttttacATGTATTGAATATGCTCAGTGAAGGAACAGAGTGACAGTAATTCCAAAAGTCCTAATAAATTCACAGTTCTACCTTGAAACCCCAGTGTAACTCAGCTGCAGGTGACAAAAAGTTAATTTGTCTCAGCTCTTCCCCTCTTTCGCTGTGGGAGTGACTCGAGAAGTCAGAATGTTTAAGCTAGGCTTTATAGTGGATATTAGCATAGACACAGCTTAATGGTGTTGTTGAAACTTCCaatcctgttttttttttcccttaaaaatatCACCTAATCTTTAAACCCAGCAGAACATATAACAAAAGGAGTTGGGAGGAGTTGACTTGTGGCCCAGTGAAAACTGAGATGGAGTTTGAGGGTGGAAGCAGCACAAAGCAGAGAGCTTTttctgagccaggctgggcctTGGAGATGAGACAAGTCTGATGGAAAGCTCCTCAGCATTTCAGCTGAAGGGGAAAATCATTTCAGCAACATGACCCTATGTTTTCTCATTACATTTCCTCCTAGAAACTAGAACCAATATAATGggtacaaaaagaaaatttaagatGTTCTAAAAGCAGTACAGAACATTGAAAAGATtaatcaaccaaaaaaaaaaccaacaaaaaaaccccaaaatcaagCCTACATAACAAGCCCCATCCCAACAAGCTGATTGTTTTTAAAGTTCAGATAATGAAAACTAAACTCCAGGAAAACAGAAGTGTTTTTCCAGGTAGGAACTGCAGGAGGAGACATAAGCTGAGTTTCCACAAGTGGTACAATGCTCTTTGCTACTGGGATGTCCAATAGAGCTCAAACATCCAAAGATTTCCATTTTCATGGGTATGAAATACTACTTTTGCAGCAGACTGCATTTCTGCCCCAAGAAAAGCCTCCTTGGCAAGGAGGAGAATTGCATGAAGTTCTGTTAAACTCTGGATTGTCAGGGTTGCTTCAAGAATTGTTTTAGCTAGAGCTGTATGGCAGAAACAATGCttctttaaaaagagaaataataaaataaataagtaagGGACAACCAGGAAATTGAAGACCAGGCACAAGACCTAGGCTGTTGTGGAAGCAGCTTGCAGAAAGCAAAGACAGAGAAACCTTAAACTTGCTCCTTAAAAACTTTGCATCTGTTAGAAAATGTGCACTTTTAAAAAGCTTTCCAAAATAACCCCTCttctcctgtatttttttttttaacctgcaAAGCCAATCTTTCTCTAGACATTTTCCTTCACAACAAGCTGTGTTGCTGCAGTCTTTTCTTTTGGCTGATCAGGTTCCCCATGCCCAGCTAGCTCGGGCTCACAGCTCCCCGGGTACCTTCTGAGGCAGGGACTGTGCAGTGCCTTACCTTGTTTACTCTCCCAGACGCCTGCCAGGATGCAAAGGTGTTCCTGGTTTCAGTGTGAATGCCGCAGTTCCTACTGCCTATTTATGCACCTTCACACCCCAACTCCACCCACAAGTTTTGAATTTGAATACTACTTTCAAAGAGCTAAACTTTCTAGTTTTTCCCCACCAAAACGTTCAGAGTTAATTTTGTAATTAAATAACATTATCGTTTCCTGTCAGATACTGTATCTAAAGCTCAGAGACACTTCTGTAGACTTTTGGGATATTTCTTGAAAGGTGATTTTAAAAGATTGGCAAAGATCCAAGTACAGGTAAGCTTAAGTCAAGACTCCTGATTTGCCTGAAGAgtgatttgtctttttttgaTTGGTTGGAAAATCAGTATGggttgctgtgcttgtaccccTTAGAAAAAGTTAAATTGATGACTCAGAACTGTGAATGTTAATTAGATAAATAACTGTGCACATTATACAGATATGTGTGCACATATGCACATATAACAGCACATAGAATTGTAATCAAACCTAAAAAAATGTTTGTAAAGATCTCCACAAAAATGTATTTGGAAGCTATACTAAAAAACCCTGTTCATAAGCAGAGATCCAAGCCAACATTTAATTTAAGTTCCACAACTAATTAGTTGTGtagacatttattttttaactacAACCCCAATCATCTTAGGTTGCAGATGCACATATAATGCAGTGCAATGCTCAGGAAAATGAGACCTGGATGGtcattcccactgctgctctgagtgcACACAGTCCTTCTTCGGAGGTCAGTGCAAGTCTGTCCTCAGCAATAAATGCTGAAACTACGGTATGTTCTCCTTGCTGCATGCCTCATGTATTTCAGTGAGATTAAAATCATGTGTTCATGGGCAGTGAATGCTTAACATTTCTTAGCTGGGTAGATGAAATCCATCAGATATGGATTTTCCTGTTTGAAATTCACAGTGCTGCCTGATGGCTGCTAAAAGCACCCATTTGTTATAAATATACTTGAGAGAATTAAGAGCTTTGGATCTTAGTGtggatttggtttgttttttggttttttgtaatGAATAGTAGTTAGGAAAACAAAGTGCAGAAGCAAGATGGTGAACTCAAGCAAAACAATTTATTGAGTTCTACCATGCTTTGCTTAGCTGCTTGATATATTAGGAGGGTGAAACCAAAGCTCCCAGGTATATCAGTCATTTTAACTGCCCTTTCTGTATGTTTCatgaaataaatatgttttgCTGAGAGAATTTGCatataaatttctttttctcctccagcactTGTCCCTGAAGATTTACAGATGTAATTTGTTTGCTTCTATATTGTCTATCCAAACTACATCCACTCagctttttttccaaaacatacACCAAAAGAAGTCTCCAACATCTGTATTTGGATCACTCACTTTGGACAACTTAGGTTACATTCTAAATCCAGTTTAGTCCAGAAGTTAACCTTGGGTGCCCATTTTGGTCTCAGCTTAGACAATTCAAAATTGTAATTCAACACACTCTTGCTGACTGTCTTCTCAGATCACACGTAAGAGCAATTGGTAGTTTTAAAGCCTGTAAAAGAAGTTCTAATTGCTCTCTGGTGCTGTGAAGAGATAATAAGCAGGTGGGTTCTCACGCACACACCTTATAAATAAAATTGTGTTTTGTCTAGAAACACATCCCCAAACCTAAGCCCCTACCTGGCACCAGCCTTAGATGTATCTCCATTTCACTTGCACCTTTGCTTTCTCCTATTTTCAGGGGATGGATTTATCTCAGCCTATTTCCACATAACCTTGTTCTACTCTGACAGAACTGTTTCCTGCAAGAGTCTCA is a window from the Passer domesticus isolate bPasDom1 chromosome 1, bPasDom1.hap1, whole genome shotgun sequence genome containing:
- the AGR2 gene encoding anterior gradient protein 2 homolog; translation: MERSYVSVFLLLIVISCALAKDAGKKDSKDATTKPKLPQTLSRGWGDQLIWTQTYEEALFRAKHSQKPLMIIHHLEDCPHSQALKKVFAEHKDIQKLAEKFILLNLVYETTDKNLAPDGQYVPRVLFIDPSLTVRADITGRYSNRLYAYEPSDISLLYSNMQKALKLLKTEL